The Xiphophorus hellerii strain 12219 chromosome 6, Xiphophorus_hellerii-4.1, whole genome shotgun sequence genomic interval TGGTCTGACCGAAACCATGGGAACCACGGCTGTGACTGTTGAACTGTTGCTCTTGCTTCATTAGTTTGTGTAGTTTAATCCATCAGCCTTCTGAATGTCTGATGAAGCTCTGCTCCTTACAGCCCAATCTACTCCCCGctttgatgtgtgtgtgagatttttctatctcacacacacacacaccatcacacTGACCTGTGAGGAATGGCCAGGCCTCCGTCCACTGCCCCTTTCAGTGCTCCAAACACCTTGTTCCCTGTGGTGGTTCTGGCCAGCCCAGCATCCAGGTAGCAGGTGAAGGCGCCCGGCTGCCCGTCCACACTCTCCACGTTGAACTCATCTCCCGTCACCTCCACCTGGCCCTCGTACACCTGATCCATGCCAAACTTGTGCAGCAGCTACGAAGAAaatagttttggattttttttcattgtcgTTTCGTTTTATTTGTTGTGACTTGTGGTCTGTCTAATTCGGTTaattttaattagcttttaGTGTCAATTTGCAATTTTTTCTTAGTTGTTATTGGttaatgtttagtttagtttttattagatATTGTAATAAATAtctaattatttattagtttgttcATATGGTGCACtgtattgtgattatgtttaCACTGATTGGGTAGTGAACGCTCAACAGAAGattccattttgaaaaatgtattaaattattgttgaacaactgACTGGTGTTTTCCCCCAACTTTTACTGTCACCATTTTGTAGACTAGCGTACCGTAATTAGCCCACAGCTGAggtaaactgcttgtgtgagCGAAAAAATAAACGAATTCCACATCCGTCCGAAAGGCTAATAGAATCATGAGCACAAAAACGAAGGAGAATATGtctataatttcagtatgtttcagTTAGTTTTACAAACACATGATGTAGTTCCAAGTTAGTTATTCTTTTCCCCCTCCTTAATTAccgtttttattcatttcagttaCCAAAAacgttttctcaatttcagtttcagttGGCTTTGGTGACCTACAGTAACTGTGGTGAGAAGAGCAGCTGTGGAGGTTTAGAGGTCAGACCCTTCTGTGGTGGCGTGCTCACCCTGCGGGCCAGCAGCAGCCCGGTGCAATACGCTGCAGCGTAGTTGGTGAGCCCCACGTTGATCCCGTACTTGGGCAGCTCATGGGAGTAAGAGGCGCTCACGATGTGATCTCCCTCGATCTTTGAGTAGGCGATCTGGACGACAAGAGGAAACGGAAGACGGTAGAtcggatcttttttttttttttttaaaggagtgttcaagtgtgtgtgtgtgtgcgtgtcagTGGCTAACCTGGCAGCAGATATCCCTGTTGGACAGTCGGACGATCAGCCGGTACTTGGGGGTGTTGTACTTGTTCTTGTCCTGAACAACCAGCCGTTTGCGGGCGTAGAAGTCTGTTTTCCCCTCTGATAATTCAACAGGACGCAGAGTCAGCGGCTTATTATTCCATAACTACcaattaatctgattacatCACTATTTTTATCAAAATACTTGAAGCAAACTAGTATTTATGTATTGTAGTTGTTTGGAAAGCAAACAGAATGCAAGAAATTTGTAAAAGAGGAAGAACCTTCGTGTTGCGTTCACTGACCTGCCAATCACTGATCAGAACCCACCCAGAGAAAGCTAGTTACATAGCTCTGCAGtagcaaactttaaattaattcacTATACGATGATAACATTTATAACAGCTGATGATAACAGCAGAACAATAATCACAGAGAATTTCATTAGTCTTATATTGTTATTAGAAATGTATAGCTGTGATGAATTTTCACATTTAGGGCCACAACTCTTACAACATTTTAGCTATAACCAGAGGGCCAAAAATGACCCCAGATACTGTCATTTTTActtatgtatattttattttattccatttgtattggaaacaacttttttcccccagcacATAAACTACACTCTAGACATTTACTAGGAATCACAATTTGGTGCCTGTTAGTTGCAGCTCTTtacctcttcttcttctgaatTTCACTTCATATCTCTTGAAGTAGGCTTTACTTTTCACCACCTTGACGAAACCCTGCgaatacacacaaacacgcgTCAGTTTAGCACGAAAGATAACatagcagaatatagacaaactATTATCTGTTGAGGCTCAACCAGAACTTTTTAGTTCCTGGAAAGGCTCCAGGAGGTCAGCTGAGATCCAGTCAGCCATGAGTCGCCACGCTGGAGCTAAGCGGCTCACCGGCCAGAAACAAGCAAACATCCGCCGGCATCCAGCTCCATCCGCTCCTCACACAGCCGGGAACACCGCTGCACCATCACACACA includes:
- the rpl5a gene encoding 60S ribosomal protein L5a, coding for MGFVKVVKSKAYFKRYEVKFRRRREGKTDFYARKRLVVQDKNKYNTPKYRLIVRLSNRDICCQIAYSKIEGDHIVSASYSHELPKYGINVGLTNYAAAYCTGLLLARRLLHKFGMDQVYEGQVEVTGDEFNVESVDGQPGAFTCYLDAGLARTTTGNKVFGALKGAVDGGLAIPHSLKRFPGYDAESKEFNAEVHRKHIMGMNVADYMTYLMEEDEDAYKKQFSRFIKNGVAPDMVEEMYKKAHAAIRANPVHEKKPKKDVTKKRWNRAKLSLAQRKNRVAQKKASFLRAQEQEAGDG